In Labrus mixtus chromosome 13, fLabMix1.1, whole genome shotgun sequence, a single genomic region encodes these proteins:
- the LOC132987299 gene encoding CASP8 and FADD-like apoptosis regulator: MSMSVQDQHQLQAINQIAEALSSCESRRLLYLCGSLDTDPSVTCVKEILKSKVLRQERGHLLLTELMLQLRRFDILRKVCKTSRDEVERTLTYRQCLPRFRVLMANISEDMTNSDLDSVKFLLSSIIPRENLEKAKNFLDIVIELEKLDKVSPERVDFVEECLVNISRVDLAKKVMKYKTSVTPSEQQSQSHQHQLFSSPGPITTPYSSHSPCQPRQGQVINRAPENKRVTEYRAQSCQSQLDRYKFNTNPRGVCVIIDCVGNDGDMLEQMFQALLFNVLLYKWLSVDATLAALRETFRQRQNLEGDCFVCCIISRGTDSHILGTDSNVAGLGLDSIRRMFTAESCPMLAGKPKLFFIQRYSVPEFQPCARMQHWDEDLETDGLYRRDVIPSDADVFWSHCSTDERQLEQGQHRSVYLKALTDALHKGRRRKTHLVDVHTEVNGDIYEHNKRNPRAMYHLELKHTLRKDLYLQ, from the exons ATGTCCATGTCTGTTCAAGACCAACACCAGCTTCAGGCGATTAATCAAATAGCAGAGGCTCTCAGCAGCTGTGAAAGCAGGAGGCTGCTGTACCTGTGTGGAAGTCTGGACACGGATCCTAGTGTGACATGTGTGAAGGAGATACTGAAGTCCAAAGTGCTTCGCCAGGAGAGAGGTCACCTGCTTCTGACAGAGCTGATGTTGCAGCTTAGACGTTTTGATATCCTGAGGAAGGTGTGTAAAACCAGCAGGGATGAGGTGGAGAGGACTCTTACTTATAGACAATGTCTGCCGCGTTTCAG AGTGTTAATGGCTAATATAAGTGAAGATATGACCAACAGTGATCTGGACAGTGTGAAATTCTTGTTAAGCAGTATAATACCACGTGAAAACTTGGAAAAAGCAAAG AATTTCTTGGATATCGTTATTGAACTTGAAAAGCTGGACAAAGTGTCCCCTGAGAGAGTGGACTTTGTAGAGGAATGTTTAGTGAACATCAGCAGGGTGGACCTGGCGAAAAAAGTGATGAAGTACAAGACTTCAG TGACACCTTCTGAGcaacaatcacaatcacatcaGCATCAACTGTTCAGCTCTCCT GGTCCAATTACCACGCCGTACAGTTCCCACTCTCCATGCCAACCTAGACAAGGACAAGTCATCAATCGAG CTCCAGAAAATAAACGTGTGACTGAATACAGAGCGCAGAGCTGTCAG AGTCAACTTGACAGGTACAAATTCAACACTAATCCCAGAGGGGTTTGTGTTATCATAGACTGCGTTGGAAATGATGGAG ACATGTTGGAACAGATGTTCCAGGCTCTTCTCTTCAATGTCCTCCTCTACAAGTGGCTGAGTGTGGACGCCACTCTTGCAGCTCTCAGAGAGACGTTCAGACAAAGACAGAACCTCGAAGGAGACTGCTTTGTCTGTTGCATCATTAGCCGAGGTACAGACAGCCACATCCTGGGTACAGACTCAAATGTTGCAGGACTTGGTCTGGACAGCATCAGACGTATGTTCACTGCAGAATCATGCCCCATGCTGGCCGGCAAGCCCAAACTCTTCTTCATCCAGAGGTACAGCGTCCCTGAGTTTCAGCCCTGTGCCAGGATGCAGCACTGGGATGAGGATCTGGAGACAGATGGGTTGTACAGAAGAGATGTCATCCCTTCAGATGCCGATGTGTTCTGGAGTCACTGCTCGACGGATGAGCGGCAGCTGGAGCAGGGACAGCATCGCTCCGTTTACCTGAAGGCTTTGACAGATGCCTTGCACAAAGGCAGGAGGAG gaaaacacaccTGGTTGATGTCCATACTGAAGTGAATGGAGACATCTATGAGCACAACAAGAGGAACCCTAGAGCAATGTACCACTTGGAACTGAAACACACTCTACGTAAAGATCTTTACTTACAATAG